A region of the Apium graveolens cultivar Ventura chromosome 6, ASM990537v1, whole genome shotgun sequence genome:
agaagtaatgacaagaggatcatctctgaaaatcttgatgagattgaaaagttttgatttgaagattacaatcttcgtgactttaaaacttttagatgatacatgtcacatgttAGTGATGTGACTTTTGAAGAGGtcaacgaagctaaagttgtcatagcTGGAATGGATTTATATATATCCAAGTgtagatgaacaaggatctctcaagaaggattgcaagtctgttgtactttttaaaattgtacaaaattagacataggctacacagttggtaaactgggtagatgcacgagtacaatggaaattggtcacttggaagtgattgcaatgagatttaaggtgtatgatatgtgctcgtgagcttggacttcaatacgaaagatatctaattgtactatgtgaatatagtatgtaaattagatatttgactttaagaactttaaagtcattcgagaatacatttcacacttagcagtcgtgtcatggaaatcctaaacttagctcgattcatgatggaatacgagtctggtgcataaaataaatgcagttaaaaggccgagtagccactttgtaaggatattcctaaatgacaaggaaaatgtgtcttcaatatgcatatatcgtgtaatcaatatgcaaattgggagatcacattattgtgtatgaaatggtatgtctcacatttatgatgaggacataataccattaaacaactattctcaacaagaattatcattattgattatgtaaagtcaaatgataatgtttggatccactaaccagatggttaaactgagcgaatctgtttaagacaagagaatctagttagaccgagagatagttgtcaaatcatcgagaggaatgagccttgcctattgcttaacggcgtcatggtggacacccaaccttgctgactggagatcccaagaacttggttcaatgggacaactaaatcatgatgactaaatcactgtgggggtaacccccggcctatttctatgatgatgaaacagtgagacccgtaaggtacgaggttaagctttatgcttttaatgatctttgacgaatacaaggatttcaagtttgaatacataatattcggttgagtaaacgcgggttactctataagataaagatcacctatgtaagagagaagtatggccgcttcaaaggagaattgtgaggcacaattctttagaaactcttgcagaaccaggacgatgttccagggctaaaatggacataatcatgagaactgaatgagtcaggaaagatatagtgatgagtatgtcatcgtttacacaaacggtcgaacagttcaaggacatcgcgtcatactgtctaccagtaaagtcgatatacttattcgagcgaaggttcaaggagcattctctacctatcgtatgctatatctgaccgccggaactatcaccaagtcaagctccgcgtctgtctgtctatgtggtgtctatgtggtgcgtgctactggaccatcaatctcatttgtgggggattgttggacaaacttagtattttagactaagttgtgaatcattttgagactctatatgagtgagacacattatgtgttagtggtgtgtatttattggaacgtattcttctcttcgaggggattccaacgcatattaacacgctcaaaatgagtaaaaggtgaatgagaactgatgttccaaagttttaccttttaatatgaaaagtggctttgtaccacatcgagagtagcacaaacctattccttagtttttcttataaataccatgtaccacatcgaaaagaaaaacaagtcctttcaagcctctctttataaatagagtcttagggcaccagttttattaagtcaagaaaataagagtcatctctttcattcttggtctctttagtcttaaatttttccaatattccggtgatagttctcgggctcagttcaagttcgctgagagtatattcgatctatcgattatactagtatctcgttttatcctgggaagcaggtcgctaaacacggatggtgcggggcgaaactgctttaaggagacagttttctggactcgagattaaatccaatctctgtttgttttctcaaacccttctcctaatttaattgttaattctcatatgcttatgtgatttaagaattaacaatgtttttgtgaagtagttatatattcaatatatatatataacaatgtctttatcgtacaagattgctAACAGGTGTAACACCCCAATCTCatatcgaggagatttgggacttctgttcagtttataagtATGTGCACCAACAAATTCATGATCTTTTGGGGCCTGTGGTAGTCTTATCataacccaagttggctgcactcgAAACAGTATGTTTCGACTTATTTCAGACTcgtaatcgggacttgacccggtGTTCGAAAAAGGCTCGGAATTTGACCCGGATTCTCACACTTAAATGCAAAACATAATTGCTACTAAGAGAAAAGTTTTATGGAGACCACGTTTTCAtcggagaccttggagaccacatatgttctgcaatcaaaacactataaaatatattattttgtgaagtatgttttacgagtatcactaattcattaaaattattgaagatcatttaagtttaataagtagaatgtgtatgttctgcaagctgaaccaatgttctgcaagctgaacgaatgttctgcaaacttaacatgttttgcagaataaaatatttttgtaatgttttacatgcagtacatatatgatattcaagattttgaataaaataaggatCTTTGTAAAGCATGATTcgtaaaataatatgttttgcaatgcTTTTATGCAATATTTAACTTACAAAACATAAGTGGTCTCCaaggttttaaaaaaaaatggtTTCCATAGAACTTAACCCTTATTTGATTTACTTTTCTTTACAAGTAAATTAATCCTCTCTGTATTTTGGAACCTTTTTTTATGAATACTATCATGTACTTTCAGCATAATTTATATATAAGTTGTCGCAAATATTTATGtgtttaaaatatataatatttaaaatttaatagtATATGTAAACTGATTGTACATGATAAAATTTTCTTATATAATACAATACTTGGAGAAATATTGTAAATAttcatataaaatattttaaaattttatgtagtATACTGAAAAGTTTAGAATAATCATTTTTGCTAACATTTTAGTATACATTACTATTGCTAAATTATGGCAAAGATCCAGTGTATTTTATAAACTACATTTGGATTAACAAATTTGGATTAACAGGCCAAGAtgtaaaattcgtaattttatttttaatttatttattagaaattagatattaatttgtctagataaatattttaaaattagaatattctgaaaacattttgtgcaaggtagttgatttgtgaaaagatttgttatttgtggaaataagtgtaagaataatttagaaaatcgaaatttttttagtttaggtaattgtgtgtatcaaatattttatttatggaatttacttggagaggttgtaaatctttaggaggaaatattattatttcctagttgagatatagggttttgtatcgttataaatacaccatattcgtattccttgtttttatcattaaaattcgtaggactttctcagcaaaaatcagctgtcttgtaaaattcgtagaaaattcatcgtaagtcagaattcagtgattctggacttttcagaaaggtcttttcgttatcttcagctttcgtgtttcgtgtttttcaagaaaatatcgtttagagggtcaaaaagagtaaattcagatctggtcaggctttgaggtaagtaccttttgacttacttttaaatttccgaaaagatatttcagttctgtttttaatttcatataagatataaaaactttgatttcgaaattataagatataagtatttgtgaattttagaacccagtctctacgttttcgaaccgttcgtaatttacgctatagttccggaactagccttagatacccttagtaggcgcacaagtgtgcaactttagatacctattaagggcgcgtaattattgaactttagatgccgaccactggcaaagtgtggtataaagaataagaataagaattagatgccggctactggcaaagtgtggccgtagatcaagactgtggtatttataagaattatcgtttcgttctgttttattctgctcagatctgttataaaatctgtactgttataaattatcctctgttctgttttaaattctgaattttaaaatataaaactttgggttggatttattttagaaaatgttttacaaaattattattgttttaagaaaaatcgttttatcaaaacacccattgtttttctgtttaaaagttagtcaatttgtacttgctgagctgtgtagctcaccccttttaacatttcaggttcggaatttggagcatattaagattaaggaatgagaactatgtggagatctgtgctgcttcgttttgtgctatttgaattagaataaagattttgtttttagagaataaatttaattatctgttagacaattattatcggatttgtggagctgcgtctctatttttatgattttgattattgagtttgaccgctgctttgaatttcgtgatctattagaattatcgagtaataatatattttatttttagttttcgatttagaatttaatagtccggaagtgcgggttgttacagttggtatcaagagcaggctgtccttcggagtgtattaggtatgggactagtacattccctaggatgcgatcctttagactatcgtataggtcttagaaaattattttggatttagggcatttatttgtgtgattatttgatatgtttgacttttgtgtttttttgattaTTGACTATAAGTTTAGAATTTGTTTTGTGTGTTCTAGTAAAGATGGATGGAGAAAATCAGAACAACAATGAAAATCAGGGCAATAATGATGAAGGAGGAAACGTCTTTGACCAGCTGGCTGAAACTCTAGCTGTACTTGTGAATCAGCAACCGAAGCCCAACATCGTCTCTCAATTCAAGCGTTTGAACCCGCCAACTTTTGATGGAGCTACAGACCCGGCTATCGTTGAGATGTGGATCcaagagatggaaaaagctttcGGACTTCTGGGGAGCAATGAGGAACAGAAGGTGACCTTAGCTGTGTACCAATTGCAAGGAAGCGCTTACGACTGGTGGCTTATGGAAAAGAGGAAGAATGAGACGACAAATCTTGAAGAAAATCATGAACCGTACACTTGGGCAAAGTTCAAGAAGGCTTTAGAGGACAAGTACTTTCCGAGAACAGTTCGTCTGCAGAAAGAGAGGGACTTCATTCGACTTCAACAAGGTGGAAGAACCGTCATTGAATACGAAGCAGAATTTGCAAAGCTTGCGAAGTACGCGTCGACCCTAGTAGCAGATGAGAGCAGTCGAGCACGAAGATTAGAGGAGGGACTTCGAAGTGACATCAGGAATTCAGTGGCGTCGTTTGAACTTCAGACGTACGAGGCTGTCCTCAACAAGGCGTTAGTGATCGAAAGGGGCTTGGCAGAATCTGAAAAGGCGTCTGGCAGTTGGAATAAGAGGCGGTTCACTCAAACTAGTGGGCAATCTTTTCAAGGGGGACCACTCAAGAAGCCACACGTGTACGATAACATCGGGGGTCAAGGTGATCGAGAGACGTGTACCAGGTGCGGCAAGAATCATCCGGACAAAGTCTGTCGTTGGAATACAGGTGCTTGTTTTCATTGCGGAGAAGTAGGACATAAGATTTCGAATTGTCCGCACAATCCGCCACCGCCACCAAGGAAGGAAGCAGATAACAAGATGGGCAAAGGACGTGTGTTTCAGCTGACAGGAAATGACAACTATCGCAATTAAGGTATGATTTCTTTTCTTTAGTgacttatttaatttatttatgttatgtgaatttggggaccaaattcttttaaggagggaagaatgtaaaattcgtaattttatttttaatttatttattagaaattagatattaatttgtctagataaatattttaaaattagaatattctgaaaacattttgtgcaaggtagttgatttgtgaaaagatttgttatttgtggaaataagtgtaagaataatttagaaaatcgaaatttttttagtttaggtaattgtgtgtatcaaatattttatttatggaatttacttggagaggttgtaaatctttaggaggaaatattattatttcctagttgagatatagggttttgtatcgttataaatacaccatattcgtattccttgtttttatcattaaaattcgtaggactttctcagcaaaaatcagctgtcttgtaaaattcgtagaaaattcatcgtaagtcagaattcagtgattctggacttttcagaaaggtcttttcgttatcttcagctttcgtgtttcgtgtttttcaagaaaatatcgtttagagggtcaaaaagagtaaattcagatctggtcaggctttgaggtaagtaccttttgacttacttttaaatttccgaaaagatatttcagttctgtttttaatttcatataagatataaaaactttgatttcgaaattataagatataagtatttgtgaattttagaacccagtctctacgttttcgaaccgttcgtaatttacgctatagttccggaactagccttagatacccttagtaggcgcacaagtgtgcaactttagatacctattaagggcgcgtaattattgaactttagatgccgaccactggcaaagtgtggtataaagaataagaataagaattagatgccggctactggcaaagtgtggccgtagatcaagactgtggtatttataagaattatcgtttcgttctgttttattctgctcagatctgttataaaatctgtactgttataaattctgctctgttctgttttaaattctgaattttaaaatataaaactttgggttggatttattttagaaaatgttttacaaaattatta
Encoded here:
- the LOC141664454 gene encoding uncharacterized protein LOC141664454, yielding MDGENQNNNENQGNNDEGGNVFDQLAETLAVLVNQQPKPNIVSQFKRLNPPTFDGATDPAIVEMWIQEMEKAFGLLGSNEEQKVTLAVYQLQGSAYDWWLMEKRKNETTNLEENHEPYTWAKFKKALEDKYFPRTVRLQKERDFIRLQQGGRTVIEYEAEFAKLAKYASTLVADESSRARRLEEGLRSDIRNSVASFELQTYEAVLNKALVIERGLAESEKASGSWNKRRFTQTSGQSFQGGPLKKPHVYDNIGGQGDRETCTRCGKNHPDKVCRWNTGACFHCGEVGHKISNCPHNPPPPPRKEADNKMGKGRVFQLTGNDNYRN